Within the bacterium genome, the region GTGTGCTCCGGCCCCAGCCGGGGCACCGAGCCGACCTTCGTGCGTGCCGATGCGTGGGTCCCGCGCTGGCGCGATGTGCCCAGGGACGCGGCGGAGGACGAGCTCCTGCGCCGGTATCTGCGGGCGTTCGGGCCGGCGACGCCCGCCGATTTTGCGCTGTGGACCGGCATGACGCTGTCGGATGCCACCGCGATTTGGAAGCGCCAGGAGACCGGCCTCATTCCGGTGAGCGTCGAGGGCTGGACGGCGGCGATCTTTCGGGACGATCTCCGTCGACTCACGGCGCGGCGATCCGAACCGCTGCCGGTCCGGCTTCTGCCGTACTTCGATTCCTATCTGCTCGGCCACAAGGCCCGGGCGCACCTGGTCGCCCTCCGCCACCACAAGACCGTGTACAGCAAGGCCGGGTGGATCGCCCCGGTCGTGCTCGTCGATGGACGCGTTGCCGGCGTGTGGGCTCACACTCGGGAGCGGAATCGCCTCCGCGTCCGGGTCACCCGGTTTGCGGAGGTCTCAGCGCGCAGCGCGGCCGGAATCCGCGAGGAAGCGGAGAAGCTCGCCCATTTCCTGGGTCATCGCGACGTGCAGGTCCGGATCGGCTGAGACCACGCCTCGGCCGGCCCGCGATCAGTCCGCCGTGACCGCCTGTTCGGACGCCGACGCCGCGAGCGGAAAGCCGTACAGTTCCCTCGCCGTCTCGTAGAAGATGCGCCGGTGGAGGTCGTCGGACATCCGCGGGAACGCGTCCACCGGCGAGTCGAAATCCCAGTGCGCGTAGTCGGAGGCGAACATCAGCGTCCGTTCGGCACGGTTCCACTTGAAGACTTCGAGCAGATCCGCGGGCCGGTCCGGCTCCTCGAGGGGCTGCGACGTGAACCGGACGTGCTCCCATACGAACTCGCTCGGCGGACGCTTGACCCACGGCGTTTGATGGCGCAGGCCCCGCCAGTCGGCGTCGAGCCGCCACAGGAACGGCGCGAGCCAAGAGTAGCCGCCTTCGACGAACACCGCGCGCAGCTTGGGAAACTTCTCAAAGACGCCCTCGACGATGAGACTCGTCAGATGCGTCATGTAGCCGTGCGGACGGACTTGGCGATTTTCGATGTAGTACGAACCGTACCCGGCGACGGAGGGCTGGCCGTTGATGCCGGCGCCTTCGCTGCCGGTGTGGAGCGCGAACGGCAGGCCGAGCGCTTCGCAGATCTCAAAGATCGGATGGTAGTACCGGTTGCCGTAGGGCAGCCGCGCCCCGTTGGCCACGAGCACCTCGACGATGCCCGGATGGCGACCGATCCGGTCGATCTCGTTGACGGCCTGCGGTACGTCCTGGGTCGCGATCAGCATCGCGCCTCGGAGGCGTGAATCCGCCGCGAGCCACTGCTCGATCAGGTAGTCGTTGTAGGCGCGCGCCAGGGCCGCCGCATAGTCCGCGTTCGGGAGCGTGCCGAGCGGCCGCAGCTCCTGACCGAGCAGAATCGCGTATCGCACGTTGAACGGGTCGAGGAGCTGCTCGCGCATCAGGTCGAGATCGGATCCGGGGAAGCCCTCCTTCGGCCAGGAGTCCCCGCGGTAGCCGCGGTCGCCGCCGTTCAGGTAGCCGACAGCGGGGAGGCTGATCCCCCACTCCCGCACGTCTTCCTGATAGGCCCGCGGCAGGTACGGCCACAGCGCCGTCATCTTGCCGTCTTTGAACCGGTTGTGCACGTCGCAGTCGATGATCGGCATCCCCGTCACGGACTCGGCCACAGCGCGTTCCTCCCCTTCTTACGCGTGCAGGACGACCAGGTCACCTTCGGTGGTCACTTCGAACGTCTCGAGCGTAACATCCTCTTCCGCTTCCGCCGCGCCCCGCTCCACGGTCACGTCGTACGTCTTGACGCGCATGCGGTGCGGATTGAAGTACGTCCGGCCGGTCGTGATCTCGAACTCCCAACCGTGCCAAGGACACTGAATGATCTCGTCTTCGCGGCCGTACACGTACTCGTAGGGCCGCCCGGGCAGCGTCGTCCCCTTGATTCTCCCCCGGCACAGCGGCGCTCCCTGATGCGGACAGCGGTTCCGCAGCGCGTAAAACCGTCCCCGGATATTGAACACGCCGATGGAGCGTCCGTCCACCGTGACGATCCGCCGGCTCCCCGGCGGCAGCTCCGACAGCGTGCCCACGACATGTCGCGGCATGACGTAGAAGTTCGCGCGGCGCGGCGTCTCTCCCCGCGCGGCTTCGCCCGGCTATCCGGCTTTGAGGTACCGCTCGAACCAGGCCTGAAGCCGGGTCCACGCGTCCTGGGCTGCCGCGGCGTTGTAGCTCGGGGCGGTATCGTTGAAGAAGGCGTGGGCGGCGTTGGGCTCCACCACCATGTCGTAGACCACCTTCGCCCGGTCGAGCGTGTCGCGCATCGCCGGGATGCCGGCGTCGACGCGCGAGTCGAGCGCGCCGTAGAAGGCGAGCACCGCCGCCCGGATCTTCGGCACGTCCTCGAGCGGCGGGTTCGAGCCGTAGAACGGGATGGCGGCCCGGAGCTCGGGGACCCGGGTGGCGAGCCGCCACGTCACCCCACCGCCAAAGCAGAATCCCACCGCTCCGATCCGGTCCGCCCGAGCGGCCGGCAGCGACGCGAGATACCGCACCCCCGCGGCGGGCATCGCCACCAGCTGTTCCGGCGTGGCCTGACCGAGCAGCGCCGATGCCTGCGCCGGGTCGGCGACCTTGTCCGTGCCGCCGGCGCCCGAGACCAGGTCCGGCGCGAGCGCCGCGTAGCCGATCTTGGCGAGCCGGCGCGCGACATCTTTGGTGTGATCGACTAGGCCGCGGTTCTCGTGGATCACGACGATGCCCGGCGCGCGCACCGAGCCTTTCGGCTGGGCCAGGTAACCGAAGACCGTCTGCGGTCCCGGCGCGGCCCCCGCAAACGAGACCATGCGGGTCTCGAGCGCCGGATCGTCGGGAGCCACGATGGGCGCCGCCGCCAGCACCGGCCGCGGCGCCGGCGAGCCCGCGGCCGCGGTGACCTCGTCGGACGACGCCGCCACGCCGAGCGTGGTCAGCAGCGCCAGAGCACCCGCCGCGCCTCCGCCGAAGATCGCGACGCGCCGAAGGAACTCGCGGCGCCCCAACCGCCCTTCGCGGTACTCCTCCGTCCACTCCTCAAGGATGTAGCGGCCCAGATCCGTCATGGCCCCTCCACTCCCTCCACCGATGCGCCTCTATGCCGTGGATTGTCCCAACCTACCACAGCGATGTGAACAACGCGTCACGGCAGGCCCGTCTTCGCCGTGCGCCGAACGGTTCGGTGACGCGAGATCAACGCACCATACCGGAGGAATCAGTGCGCCCTCGGCTTGTCATCGCCGCCGCGCTCGCGGCCGTCCTCAGCCTGACGATCACCGTCCCCGGGGCCGTGGCCCAGGCGCCCACGGTGATCCGCGTGGGCACCTTGAAGCTCGTCGGCGGCGCGCCGCTGTTCTGGGGCGCCCAGCAGGGATATTTCCGCCAGGAAGGCCTGCAGATCCAGTTTGTGTACTTCG harbors:
- a CDS encoding dienelactone hydrolase family protein is translated as MTDLGRYILEEWTEEYREGRLGRREFLRRVAIFGGGAAGALALLTTLGVAASSDEVTAAAGSPAPRPVLAAAPIVAPDDPALETRMVSFAGAAPGPQTVFGYLAQPKGSVRAPGIVVIHENRGLVDHTKDVARRLAKIGYAALAPDLVSGAGGTDKVADPAQASALLGQATPEQLVAMPAAGVRYLASLPAARADRIGAVGFCFGGGVTWRLATRVPELRAAIPFYGSNPPLEDVPKIRAAVLAFYGALDSRVDAGIPAMRDTLDRAKVVYDMVVEPNAAHAFFNDTAPSYNAAAAQDAWTRLQAWFERYLKAG
- a CDS encoding amidohydrolase family protein, which codes for MAESVTGMPIIDCDVHNRFKDGKMTALWPYLPRAYQEDVREWGISLPAVGYLNGGDRGYRGDSWPKEGFPGSDLDLMREQLLDPFNVRYAILLGQELRPLGTLPNADYAAALARAYNDYLIEQWLAADSRLRGAMLIATQDVPQAVNEIDRIGRHPGIVEVLVANGARLPYGNRYYHPIFEICEALGLPFALHTGSEGAGINGQPSVAGYGSYYIENRQVRPHGYMTHLTSLIVEGVFEKFPKLRAVFVEGGYSWLAPFLWRLDADWRGLRHQTPWVKRPPSEFVWEHVRFTSQPLEEPDRPADLLEVFKWNRAERTLMFASDYAHWDFDSPVDAFPRMSDDLHRRIFYETARELYGFPLAASASEQAVTAD
- a CDS encoding Rieske (2Fe-2S) protein, with amino-acid sequence MPRHVVGTLSELPPGSRRIVTVDGRSIGVFNIRGRFYALRNRCPHQGAPLCRGRIKGTTLPGRPYEYVYGREDEIIQCPWHGWEFEITTGRTYFNPHRMRVKTYDVTVERGAAEAEEDVTLETFEVTTEGDLVVLHA
- a CDS encoding winged helix DNA-binding domain-containing protein, producing the protein MKARPAAMHAAPARVTWDQVAAFRLSRHHLAERAPSRALVSVLGAMAGAQAQLLSAAHLALWARVRDLRLEDIHAAARARTLVKAWCMRRTLHLVPSEDLAVFVRGSARRAEREVRWLRGRGVGERAIEELVGAALDALDRPLSGPELVGRVSRSLGVPVRPVRWGGWGSRAKVPGVAVGRVTLPVRYLLQVVAARGVVCSGPSRGTEPTFVRADAWVPRWRDVPRDAAEDELLRRYLRAFGPATPADFALWTGMTLSDATAIWKRQETGLIPVSVEGWTAAIFRDDLRRLTARRSEPLPVRLLPYFDSYLLGHKARAHLVALRHHKTVYSKAGWIAPVVLVDGRVAGVWAHTRERNRLRVRVTRFAEVSARSAAGIREEAEKLAHFLGHRDVQVRIG